DNA sequence from the Candidatus Aegiribacteria sp. genome:
TATAGACCGTGGAGAAAACGTTCTTCTTGTCGGTCCCACGGGAACCGGCAAATCACATATTGCCCAGGCACTTGCTCACGAGGCTGTAAAGCAGGGCAGAAAAGTACTCTTCCGTCCCACTCACAAGCTGCTCTCACATCTGAACGGCTGCCGTGCAGACGGACGATACCCGAAAAGGATAAGAGAACTAGAGAACATAGATCTGTTGATCCTGGATGACTTCGGACTTGTTCCGCTCACATCACAGAACGCTGAAGATCTTTATGAGATTATCAGAGAGAGATATGAAAGAAAATCCATCATAGTTACAAGCAACAGAGCACCTTCAGAATGGGATGAAGTCTTTGGCTCACCGCTGATGGCCTCTGCTGCTCTGGATCGTCTTACGCATCACTCTCATTACATCGAAATGAAAGGAGAAAGCTACAGACAATTGGATCGAAGGAAAGAGAATCAGGAAACGGAAAACAACTGAGAAGATGGGGTGGTATACTCTGGGTGAAAACC
Encoded proteins:
- the istB gene encoding IS21-like element helper ATPase IstB, which produces MMQMHPLLPKLKQLRLGGMADTLEQRCSQASEKDLNHLEFLVLLLDDELERRSQKRYRKNIYRARIDTAKHLASFDFRTSPSVPRGKIENLALCSFIDRGENVLLVGPTGTGKSHIAQALAHEAVKQGRKVLFRPTHKLLSHLNGCRADGRYPKRIRELENIDLLILDDFGLVPLTSQNAEDLYEIIRERYERKSIIVTSNRAPSEWDEVFGSPLMASAALDRLTHHSHYIEMKGESYRQLDRRKENQETENN